A window of Hirundo rustica isolate bHirRus1 chromosome 27, bHirRus1.pri.v3, whole genome shotgun sequence contains these coding sequences:
- the SP2 gene encoding transcription factor Sp2 isoform X1 yields the protein MGWELGDFGREMGRFGAGNGKILGWNWEDFGSLGRRALKLGSVDFGGLLLQTKAVLKFRKCRKSRSAHWDFSREANKDQTTEGRRWTRCGPSHSASSRDSMAATAAVSPSEYLQPAASAAQDSQPSPLALLAATCSKIGPPAVEAAATPPAPPQPTPRKLVPIKPAPLPLGSAKSGIGILSSKGSLFQIQGSQVGTSYPTGQLVFAIQNAAVLNKGSHSSSSSSSSSSSSNIQYQAVPQLQPGGAQTIQVQPNQIQIIPGTNQAILTPSSSSHKPIPIKPAPAQKTASGTGGVVKLPGGGNITLTLPVNNLVSPEAGGQAQLLTDSPSKLGKKPRKKAMSPAQPAAVAVAEQVETVLIETTAENIIQAGNNLLIVQSPGSGQPAVVQQVQVVQPKQESQVVQIPQQALRVVQAASATLPTVPQKSSQNFQIQATEPTPTQIYFKTPSGDLQTVLLQEASSLPVAPSSGTSCGSPVSHSPGPGRKPAPRKERPLPKIAPAGGILSLNAAQLAAAAQAMQTININGVQVQGVPVTITNSTGQQQLTVQNVSGNNVTISGLSPTQIQLQMEQALSGDIQPGEKRRRMACTCPNCKDGDKRPCDPGKKKHICHIPECGRTFRKTSLLRAHVRLHTGERPFVCNWVFCGKRFTRSDELQRHARTHTGDKRFECAQCQKRFMRSDHLTKHYKTHLVTKNL from the exons ATGGGCTGGGAATTGGGAGATTTTGGGCGGGAAATGGGAAGatttggggctgggaatgggaagaTTTTGGGCTGGAACTGGGAAGATTTTGGCTCGTTGGGCAGACGTGCTTTGAAATTGGGCTCTGTCGATTTTGGGGGGCTGCTCCTTCAAACCAAGGCCGTGCTGAAATTCAGGAAATGCAGGAAATCCAGGAGTGCTCATTGGGATTTCTCTCGGGAAGCAAACAAAGACCAAACCACAGAAGGGAGAAGGTGGACACGCTGTGGGCCATCGCATAGTGCGAG CTCGAGGGACAGCAtggctgccactgctgctgtcagcccCAGTGAATACCTGCAGCCCGCCGCCTCTGCCGCCCAG GActcccagccctctcccctggccctgctggcagccacATGCAGCAAGATCGGTCCCCCCGCTGTTGAAGCCGCCGCCACGCCGCcggcccctccccagcccaccccTCGCAAACTGGTGCCCATCAAACCCGCCCCGCTGCCCCTGGGCTCAGCCAAGAGCGGCATCGGAATCCTGTCCTCCAAAGGGAGCCTCTTCCAGATCCAGGGCTCCCAGGTGGGCACCTCCTACCCCACAGGGCAGCTGGTTTTCGCCATCCAGAACGCAGCCGTGCTCAACAAAGGTTCGcactcttcctcctcatcctcctcgtcctcctcctcctccaacaTCCAGTACCAGGCAGTGCCGCAGCTGCAGCCCGGCGGAGCTCAGACCATCCAGGTGCAGCCCAACCAGATCCAGATCATCCCGGGCACCAACCAAGCCATCCTCAcgccctcctcttcctcacacaAACCCATACCCATCAAACCGGCGCCGGCGCAGAAAACAGCATCGGGGACGGGTGGAGTGGTCAAACTGCCCGGGGGCGGCAACATCACCTTGACCCTGCCCGTCAACAACCTGGTGAGCCCTGAGGCAGGTGGGCAGGCCCAGCTGCTCACGGACAGCCCTTCCAAACTGGGCAAAAAACCTCGGAAAAAGGCCATGTCCCCCGCCCAGCCAGCCGCCGTGGCCGTGGCCGAGCAGGTGGAGACGGTACTGATCGAGACCACAGCGGAGAACATCATCCAGGCAGGGAACAACCTGCTGATTGTGCAGAGCCCCGGCTCGGGGCAGCCAGCGGTGGTGCAGCAGGTGCAGGTGGTGCAGCCCAAGCAGGAGTCGCAGGTGGTGCAGATCCCGCAGCAGGCGCTGCGCGTGGTGCAGGCAGCCTCGGCCACGCTGCCCACCGTGCCTCAGAAATCCTCCCAGAACTTCCAGATCCAGGCAACCGAGCCCACCCCCACTCAG ATCTACTTCAAGACTCCATCTGGTGATCTGCAGACcgtgctgctccaggaggcctcGTCCTTGCCCGTCGCTCCATCATCAGGGACATCGTGTGGCAGCCCTGTGTCCCACAGTCCCGGCCCCGGCCGCAAGCCGGCCCCACGCAAGGAGCGGCCGCTGCCCAAGATCGCCCCGGCTGGGGGCATCCTGAGCCTGAACGctgcacagctggcagcagctgcccaggccATGCAGACCATCAACATCAATGGTGTCCAGGTGCAGGGCGTCCCCGTCACCATCACCAACTCCACAG gccagcagcagctgacgGTGCAGAACGTGTCCGGCAACAACGTGACCATCAGCGGGCTGAGCCCCACCCAGATCCAGCTGCAGATGGAGCAGGCGCTCTCTGGGGACATCCAGCCcggagagaagaggaggaggatggccTGCACCTGCCCCAACTGCAAGGACGGTGACAAGCG GCCGTGTGATCCCGGGAAGAAGAAGCACATCTGCCACATCCCCGAGTGCGGCCGGACGTTCCGCAAGACGTCGCTGCTGCGGGCGCACGTGCGGCTGCACACGGGCGAGCGGCCCTTCGTCTGCAACTGGGTGTTCTGCGGCAAGCGTTTCACGCGCTCCGACGAGCTGCAGCGGCATGCGCGCACCCACACAG gtgACAAACGCTTCGAGTGCGCGCAGTGCCAGAAACGTTTCATGCGCTCCGACCACCTGACCAAGCACTACAAAACCCACCTGGTCACGAAGAACTTGTAG
- the SP2 gene encoding transcription factor Sp2 isoform X2: protein MWRGRFGGHEKAPGGAESGKSRSAHWDFSREANKDQTTEGRRWTRCGPSHSASSRDSMAATAAVSPSEYLQPAASAAQDSQPSPLALLAATCSKIGPPAVEAAATPPAPPQPTPRKLVPIKPAPLPLGSAKSGIGILSSKGSLFQIQGSQVGTSYPTGQLVFAIQNAAVLNKGSHSSSSSSSSSSSSNIQYQAVPQLQPGGAQTIQVQPNQIQIIPGTNQAILTPSSSSHKPIPIKPAPAQKTASGTGGVVKLPGGGNITLTLPVNNLVSPEAGGQAQLLTDSPSKLGKKPRKKAMSPAQPAAVAVAEQVETVLIETTAENIIQAGNNLLIVQSPGSGQPAVVQQVQVVQPKQESQVVQIPQQALRVVQAASATLPTVPQKSSQNFQIQATEPTPTQIYFKTPSGDLQTVLLQEASSLPVAPSSGTSCGSPVSHSPGPGRKPAPRKERPLPKIAPAGGILSLNAAQLAAAAQAMQTININGVQVQGVPVTITNSTGQQQLTVQNVSGNNVTISGLSPTQIQLQMEQALSGDIQPGEKRRRMACTCPNCKDGDKRPCDPGKKKHICHIPECGRTFRKTSLLRAHVRLHTGERPFVCNWVFCGKRFTRSDELQRHARTHTGDKRFECAQCQKRFMRSDHLTKHYKTHLVTKNL, encoded by the exons ATGTGGCGGGGTCGCTTTGGGGGTCACGAGAAGGCTCCCGGAGGAGCGGAGTCGGG GAAATCCAGGAGTGCTCATTGGGATTTCTCTCGGGAAGCAAACAAAGACCAAACCACAGAAGGGAGAAGGTGGACACGCTGTGGGCCATCGCATAGTGCGAG CTCGAGGGACAGCAtggctgccactgctgctgtcagcccCAGTGAATACCTGCAGCCCGCCGCCTCTGCCGCCCAG GActcccagccctctcccctggccctgctggcagccacATGCAGCAAGATCGGTCCCCCCGCTGTTGAAGCCGCCGCCACGCCGCcggcccctccccagcccaccccTCGCAAACTGGTGCCCATCAAACCCGCCCCGCTGCCCCTGGGCTCAGCCAAGAGCGGCATCGGAATCCTGTCCTCCAAAGGGAGCCTCTTCCAGATCCAGGGCTCCCAGGTGGGCACCTCCTACCCCACAGGGCAGCTGGTTTTCGCCATCCAGAACGCAGCCGTGCTCAACAAAGGTTCGcactcttcctcctcatcctcctcgtcctcctcctcctccaacaTCCAGTACCAGGCAGTGCCGCAGCTGCAGCCCGGCGGAGCTCAGACCATCCAGGTGCAGCCCAACCAGATCCAGATCATCCCGGGCACCAACCAAGCCATCCTCAcgccctcctcttcctcacacaAACCCATACCCATCAAACCGGCGCCGGCGCAGAAAACAGCATCGGGGACGGGTGGAGTGGTCAAACTGCCCGGGGGCGGCAACATCACCTTGACCCTGCCCGTCAACAACCTGGTGAGCCCTGAGGCAGGTGGGCAGGCCCAGCTGCTCACGGACAGCCCTTCCAAACTGGGCAAAAAACCTCGGAAAAAGGCCATGTCCCCCGCCCAGCCAGCCGCCGTGGCCGTGGCCGAGCAGGTGGAGACGGTACTGATCGAGACCACAGCGGAGAACATCATCCAGGCAGGGAACAACCTGCTGATTGTGCAGAGCCCCGGCTCGGGGCAGCCAGCGGTGGTGCAGCAGGTGCAGGTGGTGCAGCCCAAGCAGGAGTCGCAGGTGGTGCAGATCCCGCAGCAGGCGCTGCGCGTGGTGCAGGCAGCCTCGGCCACGCTGCCCACCGTGCCTCAGAAATCCTCCCAGAACTTCCAGATCCAGGCAACCGAGCCCACCCCCACTCAG ATCTACTTCAAGACTCCATCTGGTGATCTGCAGACcgtgctgctccaggaggcctcGTCCTTGCCCGTCGCTCCATCATCAGGGACATCGTGTGGCAGCCCTGTGTCCCACAGTCCCGGCCCCGGCCGCAAGCCGGCCCCACGCAAGGAGCGGCCGCTGCCCAAGATCGCCCCGGCTGGGGGCATCCTGAGCCTGAACGctgcacagctggcagcagctgcccaggccATGCAGACCATCAACATCAATGGTGTCCAGGTGCAGGGCGTCCCCGTCACCATCACCAACTCCACAG gccagcagcagctgacgGTGCAGAACGTGTCCGGCAACAACGTGACCATCAGCGGGCTGAGCCCCACCCAGATCCAGCTGCAGATGGAGCAGGCGCTCTCTGGGGACATCCAGCCcggagagaagaggaggaggatggccTGCACCTGCCCCAACTGCAAGGACGGTGACAAGCG GCCGTGTGATCCCGGGAAGAAGAAGCACATCTGCCACATCCCCGAGTGCGGCCGGACGTTCCGCAAGACGTCGCTGCTGCGGGCGCACGTGCGGCTGCACACGGGCGAGCGGCCCTTCGTCTGCAACTGGGTGTTCTGCGGCAAGCGTTTCACGCGCTCCGACGAGCTGCAGCGGCATGCGCGCACCCACACAG gtgACAAACGCTTCGAGTGCGCGCAGTGCCAGAAACGTTTCATGCGCTCCGACCACCTGACCAAGCACTACAAAACCCACCTGGTCACGAAGAACTTGTAG
- the PNPO gene encoding pyridoxine-5'-phosphate oxidase has protein sequence MELAELRKSYREDTEAFEECHLVSLDPLEQFRAWFQEALECPDVGEVNAMCLATCTRDGKPSARMVLLKGFGQDGFRFFTNYESRKGRELDSNPFASLVFYWEPLCRQVRIEGSVKRLPEEESERYFQSRPKGSQIGALVSRQSSVIPDREFLRKKSAELEERYRDTTVPRPDYWGAYTVEPEVVEFWQGQTNRLHDRIVFRRLRDRAAPLGAMTHRGHGDWVYERFSP, from the exons ATGGAACTGGCGGAGCTGCGGAAGAGCTACCGGGAGGACACGGAG GCCTTCGAGGAATGTCACCTGGTGTCCCTTGACCCCCTGGAGCAGTTCCGGGCCTGGTTCCAGGAGGCACTGGAGTGTCCGGACGTCGGGGAGGTCAACGCCATGTGCCTGGCCACCTGCACCAG GGACGGGAAGCCCTCGGCGCGGATGGTGCTGCTCAAGGGCTTCGGGCAGGACGGGTTCCGCTTCTTCACCAACTACGAGAGCAGGAAGGGCCGGGAGCTG GATTCCAATCCATTCGCTTCCCTGGTTTTCTACTGGGAGCCGCTCTGCCGGCAG GTGCGGATCGAGGGCTCGGTGAAGCGGCTGCCGGAGGAGGAGTCCGAGCGCTACTTCCAGTCCCGCCCCAAGGGTAGCCAGATCGGGGCCCTGGTCAGCCGGCAGAGCTCCGTCATCCCCGACAGGGAG TTCCTGAGGAAGAAGAGCGCGGAGCTGGAGGAGCGGTACCGGGACACGACAGTGCCCAGGCCGGACTATTG GGGCGCGTACACGGTGGAGCCAGAGGTGGTGGAGTTCTGGCAGGGCCAAACCAACCGGCTGCACGACCGGATCGTGTTCCGGCGGCTGCGGGACCGCGCGGCGCCGCTGGGGGCCATGACCcaccggggacacggggacTGGGTCTACGAGCGCTTCTCCCCCTGA
- the SP2 gene encoding transcription factor Sp2 isoform X3, whose product MGSVSFGGLLLQTKAVLEYRKTWEVLISPWETKTEPWEKEGWHNVGRPRSASSRDSMAATAAVSPSEYLQPAASAAQDSQPSPLALLAATCSKIGPPAVEAAATPPAPPQPTPRKLVPIKPAPLPLGSAKSGIGILSSKGSLFQIQGSQVGTSYPTGQLVFAIQNAAVLNKGSHSSSSSSSSSSSSNIQYQAVPQLQPGGAQTIQVQPNQIQIIPGTNQAILTPSSSSHKPIPIKPAPAQKTASGTGGVVKLPGGGNITLTLPVNNLVSPEAGGQAQLLTDSPSKLGKKPRKKAMSPAQPAAVAVAEQVETVLIETTAENIIQAGNNLLIVQSPGSGQPAVVQQVQVVQPKQESQVVQIPQQALRVVQAASATLPTVPQKSSQNFQIQATEPTPTQIYFKTPSGDLQTVLLQEASSLPVAPSSGTSCGSPVSHSPGPGRKPAPRKERPLPKIAPAGGILSLNAAQLAAAAQAMQTININGVQVQGVPVTITNSTGQQQLTVQNVSGNNVTISGLSPTQIQLQMEQALSGDIQPGEKRRRMACTCPNCKDGDKRPCDPGKKKHICHIPECGRTFRKTSLLRAHVRLHTGERPFVCNWVFCGKRFTRSDELQRHARTHTGDKRFECAQCQKRFMRSDHLTKHYKTHLVTKNL is encoded by the exons ATGGGCTCTGTCAGTTTTGGGGGGCTGCTCCTCCAAACCAAGGCTGTGCTGGAATACAGGAAAACGTGGGAAGTGCTCATTTCCCCTTGGGAAACAAAGACCGAACCGTGGGAGAAAGAAGGTTGGCACAACGTGGGGCGACCCCGTAGTGCAAG CTCGAGGGACAGCAtggctgccactgctgctgtcagcccCAGTGAATACCTGCAGCCCGCCGCCTCTGCCGCCCAG GActcccagccctctcccctggccctgctggcagccacATGCAGCAAGATCGGTCCCCCCGCTGTTGAAGCCGCCGCCACGCCGCcggcccctccccagcccaccccTCGCAAACTGGTGCCCATCAAACCCGCCCCGCTGCCCCTGGGCTCAGCCAAGAGCGGCATCGGAATCCTGTCCTCCAAAGGGAGCCTCTTCCAGATCCAGGGCTCCCAGGTGGGCACCTCCTACCCCACAGGGCAGCTGGTTTTCGCCATCCAGAACGCAGCCGTGCTCAACAAAGGTTCGcactcttcctcctcatcctcctcgtcctcctcctcctccaacaTCCAGTACCAGGCAGTGCCGCAGCTGCAGCCCGGCGGAGCTCAGACCATCCAGGTGCAGCCCAACCAGATCCAGATCATCCCGGGCACCAACCAAGCCATCCTCAcgccctcctcttcctcacacaAACCCATACCCATCAAACCGGCGCCGGCGCAGAAAACAGCATCGGGGACGGGTGGAGTGGTCAAACTGCCCGGGGGCGGCAACATCACCTTGACCCTGCCCGTCAACAACCTGGTGAGCCCTGAGGCAGGTGGGCAGGCCCAGCTGCTCACGGACAGCCCTTCCAAACTGGGCAAAAAACCTCGGAAAAAGGCCATGTCCCCCGCCCAGCCAGCCGCCGTGGCCGTGGCCGAGCAGGTGGAGACGGTACTGATCGAGACCACAGCGGAGAACATCATCCAGGCAGGGAACAACCTGCTGATTGTGCAGAGCCCCGGCTCGGGGCAGCCAGCGGTGGTGCAGCAGGTGCAGGTGGTGCAGCCCAAGCAGGAGTCGCAGGTGGTGCAGATCCCGCAGCAGGCGCTGCGCGTGGTGCAGGCAGCCTCGGCCACGCTGCCCACCGTGCCTCAGAAATCCTCCCAGAACTTCCAGATCCAGGCAACCGAGCCCACCCCCACTCAG ATCTACTTCAAGACTCCATCTGGTGATCTGCAGACcgtgctgctccaggaggcctcGTCCTTGCCCGTCGCTCCATCATCAGGGACATCGTGTGGCAGCCCTGTGTCCCACAGTCCCGGCCCCGGCCGCAAGCCGGCCCCACGCAAGGAGCGGCCGCTGCCCAAGATCGCCCCGGCTGGGGGCATCCTGAGCCTGAACGctgcacagctggcagcagctgcccaggccATGCAGACCATCAACATCAATGGTGTCCAGGTGCAGGGCGTCCCCGTCACCATCACCAACTCCACAG gccagcagcagctgacgGTGCAGAACGTGTCCGGCAACAACGTGACCATCAGCGGGCTGAGCCCCACCCAGATCCAGCTGCAGATGGAGCAGGCGCTCTCTGGGGACATCCAGCCcggagagaagaggaggaggatggccTGCACCTGCCCCAACTGCAAGGACGGTGACAAGCG GCCGTGTGATCCCGGGAAGAAGAAGCACATCTGCCACATCCCCGAGTGCGGCCGGACGTTCCGCAAGACGTCGCTGCTGCGGGCGCACGTGCGGCTGCACACGGGCGAGCGGCCCTTCGTCTGCAACTGGGTGTTCTGCGGCAAGCGTTTCACGCGCTCCGACGAGCTGCAGCGGCATGCGCGCACCCACACAG gtgACAAACGCTTCGAGTGCGCGCAGTGCCAGAAACGTTTCATGCGCTCCGACCACCTGACCAAGCACTACAAAACCCACCTGGTCACGAAGAACTTGTAG
- the PRR15L gene encoding proline-rich protein 15-like protein has translation MADGHGWWKLTFLRKRQAAPTVLYESPEGQAAPGGDSAEGTGPEGPPGFAARLEKIVDKSTKGKHVKVSHSGRFKEKKKVRATLAEHPQLCGAGEREDK, from the coding sequence ATGGCGGACGGGCACGGGTGGTGGAAGCTGACGTTCCTGCGGAAGCGCCAGGCAGCGCCCACGGTGCTGTACGAGAGCCCCGAGGGGCAGGCGGCGCCGGGAGGGGACAGCGCGGAGGGGACAGGCCCGGAGGGTCCACCCGGCTTCGCCGCCCGCCTGGAGAAGATCGTGGACAAGAGCACCAAGGGCAAACACGTCAAAGTGTCGCACTCCGGGCGcttcaaggagaaaaagaaagtcaGGGCGACGCTGGCCGAGCATCCCCAGCTGTGCGGGGCCGGAGAGCGCGAGGACAAGTGA
- the SP2 gene encoding transcription factor Sp2 isoform X4, whose translation MAATAAVSPSEYLQPAASAAQDSQPSPLALLAATCSKIGPPAVEAAATPPAPPQPTPRKLVPIKPAPLPLGSAKSGIGILSSKGSLFQIQGSQVGTSYPTGQLVFAIQNAAVLNKGSHSSSSSSSSSSSSNIQYQAVPQLQPGGAQTIQVQPNQIQIIPGTNQAILTPSSSSHKPIPIKPAPAQKTASGTGGVVKLPGGGNITLTLPVNNLVSPEAGGQAQLLTDSPSKLGKKPRKKAMSPAQPAAVAVAEQVETVLIETTAENIIQAGNNLLIVQSPGSGQPAVVQQVQVVQPKQESQVVQIPQQALRVVQAASATLPTVPQKSSQNFQIQATEPTPTQIYFKTPSGDLQTVLLQEASSLPVAPSSGTSCGSPVSHSPGPGRKPAPRKERPLPKIAPAGGILSLNAAQLAAAAQAMQTININGVQVQGVPVTITNSTGQQQLTVQNVSGNNVTISGLSPTQIQLQMEQALSGDIQPGEKRRRMACTCPNCKDGDKRPCDPGKKKHICHIPECGRTFRKTSLLRAHVRLHTGERPFVCNWVFCGKRFTRSDELQRHARTHTGDKRFECAQCQKRFMRSDHLTKHYKTHLVTKNL comes from the exons AtggctgccactgctgctgtcagcccCAGTGAATACCTGCAGCCCGCCGCCTCTGCCGCCCAG GActcccagccctctcccctggccctgctggcagccacATGCAGCAAGATCGGTCCCCCCGCTGTTGAAGCCGCCGCCACGCCGCcggcccctccccagcccaccccTCGCAAACTGGTGCCCATCAAACCCGCCCCGCTGCCCCTGGGCTCAGCCAAGAGCGGCATCGGAATCCTGTCCTCCAAAGGGAGCCTCTTCCAGATCCAGGGCTCCCAGGTGGGCACCTCCTACCCCACAGGGCAGCTGGTTTTCGCCATCCAGAACGCAGCCGTGCTCAACAAAGGTTCGcactcttcctcctcatcctcctcgtcctcctcctcctccaacaTCCAGTACCAGGCAGTGCCGCAGCTGCAGCCCGGCGGAGCTCAGACCATCCAGGTGCAGCCCAACCAGATCCAGATCATCCCGGGCACCAACCAAGCCATCCTCAcgccctcctcttcctcacacaAACCCATACCCATCAAACCGGCGCCGGCGCAGAAAACAGCATCGGGGACGGGTGGAGTGGTCAAACTGCCCGGGGGCGGCAACATCACCTTGACCCTGCCCGTCAACAACCTGGTGAGCCCTGAGGCAGGTGGGCAGGCCCAGCTGCTCACGGACAGCCCTTCCAAACTGGGCAAAAAACCTCGGAAAAAGGCCATGTCCCCCGCCCAGCCAGCCGCCGTGGCCGTGGCCGAGCAGGTGGAGACGGTACTGATCGAGACCACAGCGGAGAACATCATCCAGGCAGGGAACAACCTGCTGATTGTGCAGAGCCCCGGCTCGGGGCAGCCAGCGGTGGTGCAGCAGGTGCAGGTGGTGCAGCCCAAGCAGGAGTCGCAGGTGGTGCAGATCCCGCAGCAGGCGCTGCGCGTGGTGCAGGCAGCCTCGGCCACGCTGCCCACCGTGCCTCAGAAATCCTCCCAGAACTTCCAGATCCAGGCAACCGAGCCCACCCCCACTCAG ATCTACTTCAAGACTCCATCTGGTGATCTGCAGACcgtgctgctccaggaggcctcGTCCTTGCCCGTCGCTCCATCATCAGGGACATCGTGTGGCAGCCCTGTGTCCCACAGTCCCGGCCCCGGCCGCAAGCCGGCCCCACGCAAGGAGCGGCCGCTGCCCAAGATCGCCCCGGCTGGGGGCATCCTGAGCCTGAACGctgcacagctggcagcagctgcccaggccATGCAGACCATCAACATCAATGGTGTCCAGGTGCAGGGCGTCCCCGTCACCATCACCAACTCCACAG gccagcagcagctgacgGTGCAGAACGTGTCCGGCAACAACGTGACCATCAGCGGGCTGAGCCCCACCCAGATCCAGCTGCAGATGGAGCAGGCGCTCTCTGGGGACATCCAGCCcggagagaagaggaggaggatggccTGCACCTGCCCCAACTGCAAGGACGGTGACAAGCG GCCGTGTGATCCCGGGAAGAAGAAGCACATCTGCCACATCCCCGAGTGCGGCCGGACGTTCCGCAAGACGTCGCTGCTGCGGGCGCACGTGCGGCTGCACACGGGCGAGCGGCCCTTCGTCTGCAACTGGGTGTTCTGCGGCAAGCGTTTCACGCGCTCCGACGAGCTGCAGCGGCATGCGCGCACCCACACAG gtgACAAACGCTTCGAGTGCGCGCAGTGCCAGAAACGTTTCATGCGCTCCGACCACCTGACCAAGCACTACAAAACCCACCTGGTCACGAAGAACTTGTAG
- the SP2 gene encoding transcription factor Sp2 isoform X5 — MGWELGDFGREMGRFGAGNGKILGWNWEDFGSLGRRALKLGSVDFGGLLLQTKAVLKFRKCRKSRSAHWDFSREANKDQTTEGRRWTRCGPSHSASSRDSMAATAAVSPSEYLQPAASAAQDSQPSPLALLAATCSKIGPPAVEAAATPPAPPQPTPRKLVPIKPAPLPLGSAKSGIGILSSKGSLFQIQGSQVGTSYPTGQLVFAIQNAAVLNKGSHSSSSSSSSSSSSNIQYQAVPQLQPGGAQTIQVQPNQIQIIPGTNQAILTPSSSSHKPIPIKPAPAQKTASGTGGVVKLPGGGNITLTLPVNNLVSPEAGGQAQLLTDSPSKLGKKPRKKAMSPAQPAAVAVAEQVETVLIETTAENIIQAGNNLLIVQSPGSGQPAVVQQVQVVQPKQESQVVQIPQQALRVVQAASATLPTVPQKSSQNFQIQATEPTPTQIYFKTPSGDLQTVLLQEASSLPVAPSSGTSCGSPVSHSPGPGRKPAPRKERPLPKIAPAGGILSLNAAQLAAAAQAMQTININGVQVQGVPVTITNSTAPVTSARDARAWSGP; from the exons ATGGGCTGGGAATTGGGAGATTTTGGGCGGGAAATGGGAAGatttggggctgggaatgggaagaTTTTGGGCTGGAACTGGGAAGATTTTGGCTCGTTGGGCAGACGTGCTTTGAAATTGGGCTCTGTCGATTTTGGGGGGCTGCTCCTTCAAACCAAGGCCGTGCTGAAATTCAGGAAATGCAGGAAATCCAGGAGTGCTCATTGGGATTTCTCTCGGGAAGCAAACAAAGACCAAACCACAGAAGGGAGAAGGTGGACACGCTGTGGGCCATCGCATAGTGCGAG CTCGAGGGACAGCAtggctgccactgctgctgtcagcccCAGTGAATACCTGCAGCCCGCCGCCTCTGCCGCCCAG GActcccagccctctcccctggccctgctggcagccacATGCAGCAAGATCGGTCCCCCCGCTGTTGAAGCCGCCGCCACGCCGCcggcccctccccagcccaccccTCGCAAACTGGTGCCCATCAAACCCGCCCCGCTGCCCCTGGGCTCAGCCAAGAGCGGCATCGGAATCCTGTCCTCCAAAGGGAGCCTCTTCCAGATCCAGGGCTCCCAGGTGGGCACCTCCTACCCCACAGGGCAGCTGGTTTTCGCCATCCAGAACGCAGCCGTGCTCAACAAAGGTTCGcactcttcctcctcatcctcctcgtcctcctcctcctccaacaTCCAGTACCAGGCAGTGCCGCAGCTGCAGCCCGGCGGAGCTCAGACCATCCAGGTGCAGCCCAACCAGATCCAGATCATCCCGGGCACCAACCAAGCCATCCTCAcgccctcctcttcctcacacaAACCCATACCCATCAAACCGGCGCCGGCGCAGAAAACAGCATCGGGGACGGGTGGAGTGGTCAAACTGCCCGGGGGCGGCAACATCACCTTGACCCTGCCCGTCAACAACCTGGTGAGCCCTGAGGCAGGTGGGCAGGCCCAGCTGCTCACGGACAGCCCTTCCAAACTGGGCAAAAAACCTCGGAAAAAGGCCATGTCCCCCGCCCAGCCAGCCGCCGTGGCCGTGGCCGAGCAGGTGGAGACGGTACTGATCGAGACCACAGCGGAGAACATCATCCAGGCAGGGAACAACCTGCTGATTGTGCAGAGCCCCGGCTCGGGGCAGCCAGCGGTGGTGCAGCAGGTGCAGGTGGTGCAGCCCAAGCAGGAGTCGCAGGTGGTGCAGATCCCGCAGCAGGCGCTGCGCGTGGTGCAGGCAGCCTCGGCCACGCTGCCCACCGTGCCTCAGAAATCCTCCCAGAACTTCCAGATCCAGGCAACCGAGCCCACCCCCACTCAG ATCTACTTCAAGACTCCATCTGGTGATCTGCAGACcgtgctgctccaggaggcctcGTCCTTGCCCGTCGCTCCATCATCAGGGACATCGTGTGGCAGCCCTGTGTCCCACAGTCCCGGCCCCGGCCGCAAGCCGGCCCCACGCAAGGAGCGGCCGCTGCCCAAGATCGCCCCGGCTGGGGGCATCCTGAGCCTGAACGctgcacagctggcagcagctgcccaggccATGCAGACCATCAACATCAATGGTGTCCAGGTGCAGGGCGTCCCCGTCACCATCACCAACTCCACAG CCCCTGTCACGTCTGCCAGGGACGCCCGAGCCTGGAGCGGCCCTTAG